One genomic window of Oculatellaceae cyanobacterium includes the following:
- a CDS encoding M48 family metallopeptidase has product MSSELQQISRNPPPNNRQLLILLGLFVGFLVGVLWLVGLVANSLVWLIPPSVEQQLGAVIVPAYEKLAQPSATQDTLNQLLNRLETKLPPQQKQQRDYQILYIPQPTVNALALPGDRIIIFAGLLDQVKSENELMMILGHELGHFANRDHLRGLGYQILVQIAIAYFFGDTGSWQIFAASGVEAVTKAQFSQSQETQADQFGLSLLQSTYGHVAGATDFFARLNQQRNLDIAFLASHPAPGKRVVELQRLIKERDYTIKERSPLPKTLANLKS; this is encoded by the coding sequence ATGTCTTCTGAATTACAGCAAATATCTCGCAATCCACCGCCTAATAACCGTCAGTTACTTATCCTGTTAGGCTTATTTGTAGGATTTCTTGTGGGTGTTTTATGGCTAGTGGGGTTAGTAGCTAATAGTTTAGTTTGGCTAATTCCTCCTAGTGTGGAACAACAATTAGGCGCTGTGATTGTTCCTGCTTATGAAAAACTCGCTCAACCATCAGCAACCCAAGATACACTCAATCAGTTGTTGAATCGGCTAGAAACTAAGTTACCACCACAACAAAAACAACAGCGTGATTACCAAATACTATATATTCCCCAACCTACAGTAAATGCACTAGCATTACCAGGCGATCGCATTATCATCTTTGCTGGTTTACTCGATCAGGTAAAATCAGAAAATGAGCTAATGATGATCTTAGGTCACGAGTTAGGTCATTTTGCCAACCGCGATCATTTAAGAGGTTTGGGATATCAAATATTAGTGCAAATTGCGATCGCTTACTTTTTTGGGGATACTGGATCGTGGCAAATATTTGCTGCTTCTGGTGTGGAAGCAGTAACTAAGGCACAATTTTCTCAGTCTCAAGAAACTCAGGCAGATCAGTTTGGCTTAAGTTTATTGCAGTCTACCTACGGACACGTAGCTGGCGCAACCGACTTTTTTGCCAGATTAAATCAGCAAAGAAACTTAGATATAGCTTTTTTAGCTAGTCATCCTGCGCCTGGTAAGCGGGTTGTCGAGTTACAACGCTTAATTAAGGAACGTGATTATACTATAAAAGAGCGATCGCCTTTACCGAAAACCCTAGCTAACCTCAAATCTTAA